Genomic segment of Anopheles darlingi chromosome X, idAnoDarlMG_H_01, whole genome shotgun sequence:
atcagctgcaacagcaaccgttACAGCAAAAGCAGCTTCAACAGCCGCAGATActgcaaaagcaacaacaattgcagttacagcaaaagcagcagcagcagcagcagccacaatcgcaaacacaaccacaaccgcaaacgcagcagcagcagcagcaacaacaacaagtgcagctacagcaaaagcagcagttGTCAAATCCTACAATGCTCTCCCAACCGCAGCAGAAATTGTTATCTTCTTCGTCTGTACCAACATCACAGCAACCGAATAATCTTCAGGCTTCAGTGTATCAgattcagcagcaaccgcaactgctgcaacagcaacgaatAAACAAGCTAGGAAGTAGCCCATTAATCATCCAGCCCACAATTCGTCGGGTCATTGCATCTTCTCGCGCCGGTCCAACCATTATACACGCGAAACTGCCACCAACACGATCCCCGACCATTACGGCCAACGCCACTTCCATCGTCCCCACAAACCTGCTGCAGCCTGGGACCGGCAGTGCTCCGACGCCAGTCGTCAAGAATGCTTGTCCTCCGACGACACCACGTATCGTAAACATAACTAAACCACAGGAGATCAAATACCAGTCAGCCCCAATCAAGACGGTCTCGAATGGCTCTACAATGTATTCCGTTGTGTATGCCGGCAACAGTAACAAGGTGTCGGTGAAGCGCAAATCGGATGTTCCGATAACGAGGGCAACCAGCGCTTTTCCTTTGAAAATTGCCACAACAACGATGCAATCCCTCCAACAACCCAAAGCGATAAACAACCCAACGGTCGACCAGCAGGCCAAGATCGTCCAGCAACCTCTGACAGCCTCGCTGCCTGTCGCTAGTCCGAGCCAGTTGTCTAAAACGAATACCCCTAATCAACCTGTTGTTGGCCAGcaattgcaacagcagcaacgcacaACGCAGCTTCAGGTGCGCTCACAGCAACCTATAGCAGCGCAACTTTCACAACACCAAGCACTGGTTGCTTCTAAGACGCTCCTCCAGCGCACAGTGCCGTCGCAGCTCGCTGCTGATCATGTGAATGTAGCACCTCGTGCACAGCACGTAGTGTTTCAACAGACATCGAGACAGCAGCAGGGCCAGCCACAACAGGTGAAAGTATTAAATCAATCACTAGggcaactgcaacaacaaccgaaggTGATCCAGTTACAAGGATCTGTcccacagcagccacagcaacagttgcagGGACAGCATCAGCTACCTCAGCAATCACATTTACTCCAGAAAAAAATTTTGCTGCATGCTGGATCTCAAAAATCACCTCAAgtacaacagcaaccacagcaggtgcagcaacagcagctcgtgatgctgcaacagcagtCGCAGCCCCAACAGCAAACGCAGTCCCAACCTCAAACACAGCagtcgcaacagcaacaacagcagttgctgcagcaacaatcaATAAAACGGAAAGGCTGTCGCTGTGGAAATGCTACGCCAACTCCCGGCAAGTTGACTTGTTGCGGTCAACGTTGTCCGTGTTATGTTGATTCAAAATCATGCGTCGACTGTAAATGCCGCGGCTGTCGCAATCCACACCGTGCTGATGGACTCAAGGTGGGTTACCCATTTCTCCCCACAACAGTAACTCCGAAAGTCTATAACAATCTTGGGATCTCTTACAGGTTTGGAAAGATATTGCACTTTTGATACAAAATTTTGTCACAAAAATAGTAGTATAGCTATGCTCAGAACGACTGAAACTGAAAATTTATACATCGTAATGATGTTAACCAAAGTGAATGTCAATATTAACAAATCCGTTGTGTAAAAAcatatactactgtgtccaaaaagtaaggtaaCACGGCACCCAAATTGCCCGCataaatggatatctttaattttgttttttttttataggttgtcagcactgttattgataaccatgacaagtttcacgtcaaaatattcactagtgtttgagacacgcattattttgtgaactgttaaaagtgcattcttcgtttttggccatgtcgcaaattttcaagcaaagaatttgcattaaaaatattttttctgctgcggataCACCAATGTCAATGGTACAGAAAGTCTTTGGTGACAATACTATGTCcaaaaacaatttttacaagtgGTGGAAAAACTTCCAGCatggtcgggaacgttttgaagaggaagaaccaACGTCAATCGGTGTAGCTCGTGCCCCAAAAACTTGATGATTTGGTgctggaaaaccgtcgattaaccgCTTTGCTGacgatattggcatatcaaaaaTATCCGCTAATCACATTTTGAAGGATggttttcatctcaagcgcgtcagcgctcgatcacgataatatTAGACAGaacagattcaagccgctgcgaaaaaggtgccgaaggccattcctaaagacgacttTTTCACGTGTTACGAAAACTGGAAatttcgtcggcataagtacCATATCCCGGGCTTGCTCGGTTGACAATTTTGTTGTTATTTACTTTACATTAATGTTACACGCTGGGTCCAACTAGTAATTTATATCATATCTTTGCAGATTCGGCGAAGTCTTTCTGAACTGTTGCAACAATACAATGCCCCAACCACGGTCGAAggtagcagcggcggcgatGTCAAGGATGGTACGAAGTTGGTGTTGAGTGGTATGGGAGCAAATATCTCGGGTGGTCCATCCGGCAGCAGCCTGATCACAGGGCCGAAAATAACGCCCGTCACTTACAGCATGACCGCTGCGAAAATGAGCCAGGAAGCGGTTGCCAGTGCTAAtaatggtggtagtagtaatgTAAAAGTTATCAACACTGGCCAACATCTCCAAGTAGCCAAGACTCCAGCCCCAGAAGTGACAAGTGTTGCAGCTTCCAGTGTCGCTAACACCATTTGTACCCCGCAAACGGTCATGTACAAAGCGGGGAAACCATTGGTGAGCCGCTTTCTACCTACTATGCACTCGCTACCAGTGGCGACAGCATCTACTAGCCTAGCCAGTGATACCAGTGTGTCGGTTCGACCGTTCGTTGGAGGGTTTGTCAATGGTAATTCAACCACTACGGTGAGCTATCTGCCCGTAGCGACCACCAGCGCCctatcaacagcatcatcgtcatcatcggctaCCATCTCGACAGCTTCCGGTTCTACATCGACTATTAATACAGGTTTGTTTTTCGGAGTAGACAGCGCAAGGTCGCTGCCTCTGTCGGTAAATACACCGGCTACAACGGCTGCTACCGGTCAATACGGGCGTCTCTGGGCACGACCGAATGACTCTAAGCAAACGGTGCCCACCTTCGCTGGAAATGTCAACATTGCAGACGGTGGAGCGGGACCATCGAAGACAAATGCCCATGGGGGGTCTCTTGCACCGCAAATAAGAGCACGCAGTATATCTAAGCCGGACGCAATGCTCGGACAGACCTCGAGCCAGCCAAGCCTCAGCAGCGCTACCAACTTTGCCTCCACTTCGTTCTCCACTGCGATTCCGCGCAGTTCACCTTCGGCGCCGCGCTTTGGATCGGATTCGTCCACCCTTGCGTATTGCTCGCCAATCTCTTCCACTACCGATTCGtcgctgatgatgttgaacgCTGCTGCCGCATCTAGCAATCTGTCGACCAACAATAATCTTGTGTTTCTCAATCCAAGTCACGGACTTCCAAGCGATTTGGCCAACCTTACCGGCTATGATGTCATTCTTGATTCGGATGGCGGACTGGATCTTTGCCAAGATCTGGAGCTTAATGCGGCCAACCTGATGCCTTTCGACTGATTGGATCCGATCGAAAGTTTAACGACCGCAGGCGGAATTTTTATTTATAGTCGTctgagttttttttacttacTATCAGCTAATCGTGTAGAATGTAAAATTATATGGCATAAAGCTTTGGTTAGAATAGAATCTACCATTACTGGTGATTCCAATTCATTTGCGATCGACAATCGCCACTATTCGCATCGGTTTTGATTGGTTACAAAAACTTTAGCTTAGCTTTCCTTTCCTTAGCGCTGGCAAGTTTTTTTAATCTATAAATACAGGGCTAACCTCTGCATtaaaagaaagagacaaaatGTGAATGGCGATATATTTCTGTAAATTAATATGTAAACGGAAGGTAATTTATCGCCATTCAAATGTTGACccgttttttaatgcataagTTATTTAGTAAAGTTTCAAAAACTATCCGCTTCCGATTGATCCCCTAGATCGAAGGTCTCAGGCTCCTATTAGCATACGTCCCGAATGAGATATCGCACATACGCTCTGAGATCCTTCATTACTATGATTTAATGTATCTAATTTCAGCTTTCTCGAAGCATGGGCTTTAATCCTAAGAAATATGGATCGAGATCCTTCAATCGGAGATCTTCCTTTTACTTATCAGTTAAAAGTTCTTCACTGTTTTTACTTGCTGTGGTTACTCGTAAATGTTGATGTGGATGAATTGATATCTGTTTGATTAGTATATCCGGTAGATAAGCAGCTAAATAGTAGAGCGTGGCAATGCAATTAATATGATAAGAAGATAAGTGAtagaaaaagatgaaaaacaaagcaacgagaagaaaagaaatttgGACgttaaaaaaggaagaatGATTTCAAAAGAAGAATATTCATGTCAATTTCTTCGCTATTCACGTTCGGTTTCTGTTGTTCTTGCTGAGTGCatctaattttatttttctaatttaAAATGGGTAAATcgtgctttggtttggtttaatTATATGTAAAATGCTTTCTCCTCTCCTTGGATGAAAGTTTATAAAATAACGAATCTTGCTGCAGCTGTAGTATGTAAGGGTCAGAACTTAAGTGCATCTCACAAATTAAGCCCTACTTAGGCCACATACTTTCATCTGCTACTAGCAGCTCCAAACAATCAATTGTATAAATGtcataaatgatttttttttcaaaatgtttcAGTAAAAATTAGATAGCGAAAAAGAATCCATTTCAATTGACATATTTTGATCGTTTCAAGATCACCGAACAACATAATCGTGTATCCAACCTGTACAAAGTTTTGCTACTATATACATTTTTTGTAAGTGTATTAGGCCGATACT
This window contains:
- the LOC125954865 gene encoding polyhomeotic-proximal chromatin protein-like; protein product: MNPISLYITISRLVFKSDLPSELQDLNRLLPYLRKSLSCVVCCKLLVEPQSPSAAGCQHHVCRKCIGKRKKLKPACRFCKDAPQYTGNMQLRIVLQGYKKICLYIRGHSVFLDIKKCAMDQMGSIVGGRTGHSNNNGASPNSLMDLIDEGADFEDDFECNSGLTKAAYSILPCIFPVPVVRKRTTAYKIKKALHTGQKSGDGGRVPAAARKCLPQVLLHEYQKQPSEREHTRQQRSLQQQYTQRKQKPRAQLQTHGQQQLQEQIQGQPHQGMDLQQQPPQPSAHVSKPKVSQTQQLILQPQQQSTVQQQQQQQQQQHTLQPHQQQHVQVVKQAQAQQVAPEGQQQLQRFRQQMQQFKQQQPQQSTLVQKPQQPIVQQQHSQQILQQAQQRQQLQQLHQIQQLQQLSQQQPQHQLQQQPLQQKQLQQPQILQKQQQLQLQQKQQQQQQPQSQTQPQPQTQQQQQQQQQVQLQQKQQLSNPTMLSQPQQKLLSSSSVPTSQQPNNLQASVYQIQQQPQLLQQQRINKLGSSPLIIQPTIRRVIASSRAGPTIIHAKLPPTRSPTITANATSIVPTNLLQPGTGSAPTPVVKNACPPTTPRIVNITKPQEIKYQSAPIKTVSNGSTMYSVVYAGNSNKVSVKRKSDVPITRATSAFPLKIATTTMQSLQQPKAINNPTVDQQAKIVQQPLTASLPVASPSQLSKTNTPNQPVVGQQLQQQQRTTQLQVRSQQPIAAQLSQHQALVASKTLLQRTVPSQLAADHVNVAPRAQHVVFQQTSRQQQGQPQQVKVLNQSLGQLQQQPKVIQLQGSVPQQPQQQLQGQHQLPQQSHLLQKKILLHAGSQKSPQVQQQPQQVQQQQLVMLQQQSQPQQQTQSQPQTQQSQQQQQQLLQQQSIKRKGCRCGNATPTPGKLTCCGQRCPCYVDSKSCVDCKCRGCRNPHRADGLKIRRSLSELLQQYNAPTTVEGSSGGDVKDGTKLVLSGMGANISGGPSGSSLITGPKITPVTYSMTAAKMSQEAVASANNGGSSNVKVINTGQHLQVAKTPAPEVTSVAASSVANTICTPQTVMYKAGKPLVSRFLPTMHSLPVATASTSLASDTSVSVRPFVGGFVNGNSTTTVSYLPVATTSALSTASSSSSATISTASGSTSTINTGLFFGVDSARSLPLSVNTPATTAATGQYGRLWARPNDSKQTVPTFAGNVNIADGGAGPSKTNAHGGSLAPQIRARSISKPDAMLGQTSSQPSLSSATNFASTSFSTAIPRSSPSAPRFGSDSSTLAYCSPISSTTDSSLMMLNAAAASSNLSTNNNLVFLNPSHGLPSDLANLTGYDVILDSDGGLDLCQDLELNAANLMPFD